In a genomic window of Prochlorococcus marinus str. GP2:
- a CDS encoding glycosyltransferase family 4 protein, protein MKIALFTETFLPKVDGIVTRLTKTIEFLIKNGDEVIIFCPEGCPETYMGATVVGVAAMPLPLYPELKLGLPGPAVSDKLEKFNPDLIHVVNPAVLGLGGIWLAKTNNIPLIASYHTHLPKYLEHYGMGMLEPLLWELLKAAHNQALLNLCTSTAMVNELKDKGIQRTALWQRGVDTYSFRPDLRSEKMRETLFGKYKDANYLLIYVGRLSAEKQIERIKPVLESIPNACLALVGDGPYRNQLEKIFENTKTNFIGYLSGDELASAYASGDIFLFPSSTETLGLVLLEAMAAGCPVIGANKGGIPDIISDGINGCLYDPDEKDNGVQSLIEATKKILENEDQREVMRKEARNEAEKWDWNQATLQLQNYYSNTLKELD, encoded by the coding sequence GTGAAAATTGCATTGTTTACTGAAACTTTTTTACCCAAAGTTGACGGCATAGTAACAAGACTGACTAAAACGATTGAATTTTTAATAAAAAATGGTGATGAAGTTATAATTTTTTGTCCAGAAGGGTGTCCAGAAACATATATGGGAGCAACTGTAGTTGGAGTTGCTGCAATGCCATTACCCTTATATCCAGAGTTGAAACTTGGTTTACCAGGTCCTGCAGTCTCAGATAAGTTAGAAAAATTTAACCCAGATTTGATACATGTTGTTAATCCAGCTGTACTTGGCTTAGGCGGCATATGGTTGGCGAAAACTAATAATATTCCTTTAATTGCTAGCTACCATACTCATCTTCCTAAATATCTAGAACATTACGGAATGGGTATGTTAGAGCCGCTTTTGTGGGAATTACTTAAAGCAGCTCATAATCAAGCCTTATTAAATTTATGCACTTCCACAGCAATGGTCAATGAATTAAAAGATAAAGGTATTCAAAGGACTGCTCTTTGGCAAAGAGGAGTAGATACTTATAGTTTCAGACCAGATTTGAGAAGTGAGAAAATGAGAGAAACATTATTTGGAAAATATAAGGATGCTAATTATTTATTGATTTATGTAGGAAGATTATCAGCCGAAAAACAAATTGAGAGAATTAAACCAGTCTTAGAAAGTATCCCTAATGCTTGCCTAGCACTTGTAGGGGATGGACCTTATAGAAACCAACTTGAAAAAATCTTCGAAAATACAAAGACTAATTTCATAGGATATTTATCTGGCGATGAACTTGCTAGCGCCTATGCCTCTGGAGATATATTTTTATTTCCCTCTAGTACAGAAACACTTGGATTAGTTTTACTTGAAGCAATGGCAGCAGGATGTCCAGTGATCGGAGCCAACAAGGGGGGGATTCCAGATATAATTAGTGATGGGATTAATGGTTGTTTATATGATCCTGATGAAAAAGATAATGGGGTACAAAGTTTGATTGAAGCGACAAAAAAAATTCTAGAGAATGAAGATCAAAGAGAAGTTATGAGGAAAGAGGCACGAAATGAAGCTGAAAAATGGGACTGGAATCAAGCAACTTTACAACTACAAAATTATTATTCAAATACTCTCAAAGAATTAGATTAA
- a CDS encoding acyl-CoA desaturase codes for MNSVIFQQTAKLKKPVPAEKVIELSEKLLEPSSHSKRYPPRLHKTWGTIFFMVAIHILSLVAIQPKFWSLPAVVSLLFFYWVTACLGVTLGYHRLLSHKSFIVPRWLERFFATCGAISCQHGPIDWVGLHRHHHSFSDTEVDHHNSKRGFWWSHMGWMFKDVEALKAVPKLSADLIKDPYYRFLNKYFLLLQIPIGLSLYAIGQKLGVGGWALVLWGIPLRLVVVYHVTWLVNSATHCWGKAPFESGDSSKNNAWVAALTFGEGWHNNHHAFPNSAKQGLFRGQIDITWEHIKILAKFGLAKKVKLPSRSYY; via the coding sequence ATGAATTCAGTAATTTTCCAACAAACAGCAAAACTAAAAAAACCTGTTCCAGCTGAAAAAGTTATAGAACTCTCAGAAAAATTACTGGAACCTTCCAGCCATTCAAAAAGATATCCTCCAAGACTACATAAAACTTGGGGAACGATATTTTTCATGGTTGCAATTCATATTCTTTCTCTTGTAGCTATACAACCAAAATTTTGGAGTCTCCCTGCAGTAGTATCACTGTTATTTTTTTACTGGGTAACTGCTTGTTTAGGAGTCACTCTTGGATATCACAGATTGTTATCACACAAATCGTTCATTGTTCCAAGATGGTTAGAAAGATTTTTTGCTACCTGTGGAGCTATAAGTTGCCAGCATGGACCAATAGATTGGGTAGGTTTACATAGGCATCACCACTCTTTTTCAGATACTGAAGTAGATCATCACAATAGTAAAAGGGGGTTTTGGTGGAGTCATATGGGTTGGATGTTTAAAGACGTTGAAGCACTAAAAGCTGTTCCAAAACTAAGTGCAGATTTAATCAAAGATCCATACTATAGATTTCTAAATAAATATTTTTTATTATTACAAATTCCTATTGGACTCTCTTTGTACGCAATAGGTCAAAAATTAGGCGTTGGAGGATGGGCTTTAGTTCTTTGGGGAATTCCATTGAGACTTGTGGTTGTTTATCACGTAACTTGGCTAGTAAACTCCGCGACGCATTGTTGGGGTAAAGCGCCATTTGAAAGTGGTGATTCATCTAAAAACAATGCGTGGGTTGCTGCATTAACATTTGGGGAAGGTTGGCATAATAATCATCATGCATTTCCCAACTCGGCAAAACAAGGATTATTTAGAGGTCAAATAGATATAACATGGGAACATATTAAGATTCTTGCGAAATTTGGTCTTGCAAAAAAAGTAAAGTTACCCTCTAGGTCTTATTATTAA
- a CDS encoding NAD-dependent epimerase/dehydratase family protein, whose translation MKVIVLGGDGFCGWPCAVNLAEQNHDVIIVDNLSRRKIDIDLEVESLTPIASITERLSAWEEIGGKPIRFINMDISKQYQKLLNLLIDEKPDSVIHFAEQRAAPYSMKSSFTKRYTVDNNVNGTHNLLAAIVESNLDIHVVHLGTMGVYGYGSHRGATIPEGYLKVEVPQPDGSRFEEEILHPASPGSVYHMTKTLDQLLFLYYNKNDLVRITDLHQGIVWGTNTEATLKDPRLTNRFDYDGDYGTVLNRFLMQAAIGYPLSVHGTGGQTRAFIHIKDSVKCVQLALENPPKPGERVKIFNQMTESHQVGELAKKVASLTGADINYLPNPRNEAVENDLIVDNKCFIELGLNPTTLDNGLLEEVVEVAKKYSNRCDIKRIPCVSSWTKKQAKAIKTN comes from the coding sequence GTGAAAGTTATTGTTCTAGGTGGAGATGGTTTTTGCGGTTGGCCTTGTGCGGTGAATTTAGCAGAGCAAAATCATGATGTAATTATTGTCGACAATTTAAGTCGTAGAAAAATTGATATTGATTTAGAGGTAGAATCTTTAACTCCAATTGCTTCGATAACAGAACGACTTTCTGCATGGGAAGAAATTGGAGGTAAGCCTATAAGATTTATTAACATGGATATCTCTAAGCAATATCAAAAATTACTCAATTTGCTAATTGATGAAAAACCAGATTCCGTGATCCATTTTGCAGAACAAAGAGCAGCACCTTACTCTATGAAATCGAGTTTTACTAAAAGGTATACAGTAGATAATAATGTTAATGGCACCCACAATCTTCTGGCGGCAATAGTAGAGAGTAATTTAGATATTCATGTTGTTCATTTAGGAACAATGGGAGTCTACGGATATGGATCACATAGAGGAGCAACAATTCCAGAAGGTTATCTAAAAGTTGAAGTTCCTCAACCAGATGGAAGTCGCTTTGAAGAAGAGATATTACACCCCGCAAGTCCAGGTAGTGTTTACCATATGACTAAAACTTTAGATCAATTATTATTTCTTTACTACAACAAAAATGATCTTGTTAGAATCACTGATCTACATCAAGGCATTGTTTGGGGAACAAATACAGAAGCAACTTTAAAAGACCCTAGATTGACAAACCGATTTGACTATGACGGAGATTATGGAACTGTTCTAAACAGATTTTTAATGCAAGCTGCCATTGGATATCCATTAAGTGTTCATGGGACAGGAGGACAAACAAGAGCATTTATACACATAAAAGATTCTGTAAAATGTGTACAACTTGCTCTTGAGAATCCTCCAAAACCTGGAGAGAGAGTCAAAATTTTTAATCAAATGACTGAGAGTCATCAAGTTGGAGAACTAGCTAAAAAAGTTGCGTCTCTAACAGGAGCTGATATCAATTATTTACCTAATCCAAGGAATGAAGCAGTAGAAAATGATCTCATTGTTGATAATAAATGCTTTATAGAATTAGGTTTAAACCCAACGACTCTTGATAATGGCTTATTAGAGGAAGTTGTTGAAGTTGCTAAAAAATACTCCAATAGATGTGATATTAAGCGCATACCTTGTGTTTCATCTTGGACTAAAAAACAAGCTAAGGCTATAAAGACTAATTAA
- the dnaB gene encoding replicative DNA helicase, giving the protein MVSVPFPNNGQNKNFKKDFNSENSGLVPPQNVQAEEAVLGGILLDPDAIGRIADLIKPEAFYINAHQEIYRTALMLHTQGKPTDLTSMSAWLADNGSLEKIGGNSKLVELVENVSSTASIEQVANLINDKFMRRQLIRSGNEVVQLGFDQTQDTNEVLDKAEQKIFEISQEKPSKGLTQAAEILTSTFNEIESRSLGTSVAGIPVNFYDLDAMTQGFQRSDLIIVAGRPSMGKTSMVLNLAKNVAQSQDLPVCVFSLEMSKEQLTYRLLSMEVGIESGRLRTGRLQQDEWPLLGEGINSLGQLPIFIDDKPNLSVLEMRSLCRRLIAEQKKELGLIVIDYLQLMEGTTPDNRVQELSRITRGLKSMARELKVPVVALSQLSRGVESRTNKRPMLSDLRESGSIEQDADLVLMIYRDEYYNPETEDRGITEIIVTKHRNGPVGTVKLLFEPQFTRFRNLAN; this is encoded by the coding sequence ATGGTTTCTGTACCTTTTCCGAATAATGGGCAAAATAAAAATTTTAAAAAGGATTTTAATAGTGAAAATTCTGGATTAGTACCTCCTCAAAACGTTCAAGCAGAGGAAGCCGTTCTTGGTGGCATACTTCTCGATCCAGACGCGATCGGAAGAATTGCAGACTTAATTAAACCTGAAGCCTTTTATATAAATGCCCATCAAGAGATTTATAGAACAGCACTAATGTTGCATACCCAGGGTAAACCAACTGATTTAACATCAATGAGTGCTTGGTTAGCAGATAATGGATCACTAGAAAAAATTGGAGGGAACAGCAAACTGGTAGAACTAGTTGAAAATGTTTCTTCTACAGCTTCCATAGAACAAGTTGCTAATTTAATTAATGACAAATTCATGCGAAGGCAACTTATAAGATCTGGGAATGAAGTGGTTCAACTAGGATTTGATCAAACTCAAGATACTAATGAAGTTCTAGATAAAGCAGAGCAAAAAATATTTGAAATCAGTCAAGAAAAACCTTCAAAAGGTCTTACTCAAGCAGCTGAAATCCTTACAAGTACTTTCAACGAAATAGAGTCAAGATCATTAGGTACTTCAGTAGCTGGAATTCCAGTAAATTTCTACGATCTTGATGCGATGACTCAAGGTTTTCAAAGAAGTGATTTAATAATTGTTGCTGGAAGACCTTCAATGGGGAAAACTTCAATGGTTCTTAATCTGGCTAAAAATGTTGCACAATCTCAAGATTTACCTGTGTGTGTATTTAGCCTTGAAATGAGTAAAGAACAGTTGACATATAGATTACTCTCTATGGAAGTTGGAATCGAGAGTGGCAGGCTAAGAACAGGAAGATTACAGCAAGATGAATGGCCATTACTCGGAGAAGGTATCAATTCATTAGGTCAATTACCAATATTTATAGATGACAAGCCTAACTTAAGCGTTTTAGAGATGAGATCTCTGTGCAGAAGATTAATAGCTGAACAAAAAAAAGAACTTGGATTAATTGTGATTGATTACCTCCAGTTGATGGAGGGAACAACCCCTGATAATAGAGTGCAAGAACTTTCAAGAATAACAAGAGGTCTTAAAAGCATGGCCAGAGAATTAAAAGTACCAGTAGTTGCTTTATCTCAGCTTAGTAGAGGGGTAGAATCTAGAACAAATAAAAGACCAATGTTAAGCGATCTAAGAGAATCAGGATCTATTGAACAAGACGCAGATTTAGTATTAATGATTTATAGAGATGAATACTATAATCCAGAGACTGAAGATAGAGGAATTACAGAAATCATTGTCACTAAACATAGAAATGGACCGGTAGGAACTGTTAAATTGTTATTTGAACCTCAATTTACGAGATTTAGGAATTTAGCTAATTAA
- a CDS encoding aminotransferase class I/II-fold pyridoxal phosphate-dependent enzyme yields MTLNNNLKLAENAVLSVEESLSNVFQERSNQVFHKLENILTIFKEEKVSTSHFNQSSGSGHNDISREKIDAVFARLFLAEKAAVRMQFVSGTHAISSVLFGILRPGDVMLSLTGQPYDTLEEVIGIRGGGKGSLKNFEIEYKQINICENFDSFEEKIVHSFKENSYKLVFIQKSCGYSWRKSLTNHQIEKIFSLIHSLDPKCICFVDNCYGELVEDSEPISKGANIIAGSLIKNLGGTIVPTGGYVAGDEELVEMACSRLTSPGIGSSAGINFGLGRLILQGLFLAPQIVHESLKGADMVAAVFKNLGFKVLPEPATYRSDLIQSVRLNNPYLVQKVCQSFQNSSPVDSFLNVVPSSMDGYDSKLLMAGGTFIEGSTSEFSADAPLRDPYNIFVQGGSHIAHIKIALIRLLSELLDEKLISKDSLSPLSP; encoded by the coding sequence ATGACACTAAACAATAACTTAAAACTGGCTGAAAACGCTGTTCTTTCTGTCGAAGAGAGTTTGAGTAATGTTTTCCAAGAAAGGTCTAATCAGGTTTTCCATAAATTAGAAAATATTTTGACAATTTTTAAGGAAGAAAAAGTTTCTACTAGTCATTTCAATCAATCTTCTGGTAGTGGTCATAATGATATATCTAGAGAAAAAATTGATGCGGTTTTTGCAAGATTATTTCTTGCTGAAAAGGCAGCTGTGAGGATGCAATTTGTGAGTGGAACGCATGCAATAAGTTCTGTCTTATTTGGAATTCTTAGACCTGGAGATGTAATGTTATCTCTTACAGGACAACCATATGACACGTTAGAAGAAGTCATAGGAATAAGAGGAGGAGGAAAAGGCTCACTTAAAAATTTTGAGATTGAATATAAGCAAATAAATATCTGCGAGAATTTTGATTCTTTTGAAGAAAAAATTGTTCATTCTTTTAAAGAAAATTCATATAAATTAGTATTCATACAAAAAAGTTGTGGATATAGTTGGAGAAAATCCCTGACGAATCATCAGATAGAGAAAATTTTTAGTCTCATTCATTCTCTTGATCCTAAATGTATATGTTTTGTTGATAACTGTTATGGAGAGCTTGTTGAAGATAGTGAACCAATTTCTAAAGGGGCAAATATAATTGCTGGATCATTGATTAAAAATTTGGGAGGAACAATTGTTCCTACTGGTGGGTACGTTGCGGGAGATGAAGAGTTGGTTGAGATGGCATGTTCTAGATTAACCTCACCAGGTATTGGTTCTTCTGCAGGAATAAATTTTGGACTAGGAAGATTAATTTTGCAGGGTTTGTTTTTAGCACCACAAATTGTTCATGAATCACTAAAAGGTGCTGATATGGTTGCAGCAGTATTTAAAAATTTGGGATTCAAGGTTTTACCAGAGCCAGCAACTTATAGATCTGATCTTATTCAGTCAGTAAGATTGAATAATCCTTATTTGGTACAAAAAGTTTGTCAATCTTTTCAAAATTCTTCACCAGTAGATTCTTTTCTGAATGTTGTTCCATCGTCAATGGATGGATATGATTCAAAATTATTAATGGCAGGAGGTACATTTATTGAGGGCAGTACAAGTGAATTTTCTGCTGATGCTCCTCTAAGAGATCCTTACAATATTTTTGTTCAAGGTGGTTCTCATATAGCTCACATCAAAATTGCATTAATTCGATTATTATCTGAATTATTAGATGAAAAATTAATTTCAAAGGATTCTCTATCTCCTTTATCTCCTTAA
- the gcvH gene encoding glycine cleavage system protein GcvH, translating to MSYQFPDNLNYADTHEYVLEENGLLKIGVSEFAIDQLGDIVFVELADQGATLEKGETFGTIESVKAVEEVYLPFSGEIVSVNESVIENPELLQNDPIGEGWLVILKPELKASIADLMTSEEYQSKVVPK from the coding sequence ATGTCTTACCAGTTTCCAGACAACCTAAACTATGCTGATACTCATGAATATGTTTTGGAAGAAAACGGATTATTAAAAATTGGAGTTAGTGAATTTGCTATAGATCAATTAGGTGATATCGTTTTTGTTGAGTTAGCTGATCAAGGGGCGACTTTAGAGAAAGGTGAGACTTTTGGAACAATAGAATCAGTTAAGGCCGTTGAGGAAGTCTATTTACCTTTTTCAGGGGAAATAGTTTCTGTAAATGAAAGTGTTATTGAGAATCCTGAGCTTTTACAGAATGATCCGATTGGAGAAGGTTGGTTAGTCATTTTAAAACCAGAATTAAAAGCATCAATTGCTGATTTGATGACTTCTGAGGAATATCAATCAAAGGTTGTACCAAAATAA
- the rplI gene encoding 50S ribosomal protein L9: MAKRVQVALTESIASLGKEGDLVEVAPGYARNFLLPYGKAMNVTPAVLRQIERKKEKEKIAADKLKQEALDFQTALSTIGRFTIKKQVGEDGVLFGTVTNGDVAEAIETATKKEIDRRNITVPDIHNLGSFTAKIKLHAEVNAEVNIEVTS, translated from the coding sequence ATGGCTAAAAGAGTACAAGTCGCATTAACTGAATCAATCGCTTCACTAGGTAAAGAAGGAGATCTAGTTGAAGTTGCACCTGGATACGCAAGAAATTTTCTATTACCTTATGGCAAGGCAATGAATGTAACTCCAGCTGTCCTTAGACAAATTGAAAGGAAGAAAGAAAAAGAAAAAATCGCTGCTGATAAATTAAAGCAGGAAGCTTTAGATTTCCAAACTGCACTATCTACAATAGGTAGGTTCACTATCAAAAAACAGGTTGGAGAAGACGGTGTTCTTTTTGGAACGGTTACCAATGGAGATGTTGCCGAAGCAATAGAAACGGCAACTAAAAAAGAAATTGATAGAAGAAACATTACCGTTCCTGATATTCATAATTTAGGTTCCTTTACTGCAAAAATAAAATTACATGCAGAAGTAAACGCAGAAGTAAATATTGAAGTAACAAGTTAA
- the gcvP gene encoding aminomethyl-transferring glycine dehydrogenase, whose translation MTSKFGSDLFIDRHLGLGDNDERIMLNKLGFNNIDQFINQVIPEDIRFKDKSSEILPQGCSEIEALNELEEIAKKNTKMRSLIGLGYYGNHMPKVIQRHVLENPRWYTSYTPYQAEIAQGRLEALFNFQTIVCELTGFPVANASLLDEGTAAAEAMAMSFAARKNKSSKVYLVESNVFDHTFNVLQTRAKPLGIFLKRFTQSNLPNHDDVFGILLQLPGKNGELFDPTFLISQAHRSEIIVSACIDPLAQVLIKPISEFGVDVAVGSMQRFGVPMGFGGPHAAYFACSEKYKRLIPGRIVGQTLSKNGEKSLRLALQTREQHIRREKATSNICTAQSLLAIISSFYAIYHGPSGLTQIAKRLVELRINLESCLVDLGFDIPDGIRFDSVDVYSEHSQKIHNEALKNGFNFRILPLGSTIEDSTGFGISLDELSNEKEIKDILTFIANLIEKKEDLEHIKFDKGFHLESLALRSTEWMQQDIFTNYQSETELMRYIYRLAEKDFSLVDGMMPLGSCTMKLNSAAELNPVSWANLSSIHPFSPSDQTKGYSKIISDLEKWISDIVGLKSVSFQPNAGSQGEFAGLLAINSYFESKGELLRKKCLIPKSAHGTNPASAVMAGFDVLTVECDDEGNIDFQDLSTKVKKFDNQIGALMLTYPSTHGVFELQIRKICELIHSVGGFVYLDGANLNAQVGLCKPGDYGVDVCHLNLHKTFCIPHGGGGPGVGPVAASETLSPFLPTHSLIDNNFFNSSNFVSSAKNGSASILPISWMYIKMAGLSGLRKATSHAILSANYIAHSLKHKFKILYKGKNNFVAHECILDFRDLKSKTGLSVNDLAKRLIDYSFHAPTISWPVPETIMIEPTESEGLAELDRFCEAMLLIGEEISEIENNIELKNNNVISNAPHTLKELIADNWHYPYSKEKASFPYKTPTTIKFWSTVSRINNAYGDRNLICSCNVNQGETLEEKKCA comes from the coding sequence ATGACATCCAAATTTGGGTCCGATTTGTTTATAGATAGACATCTCGGGTTAGGAGATAATGATGAAAGAATTATGCTGAACAAGCTTGGTTTTAATAATATTGACCAATTTATAAATCAAGTTATTCCTGAAGATATTCGGTTTAAAGATAAATCTTCAGAAATATTGCCCCAAGGTTGTTCAGAAATTGAGGCTTTAAATGAATTAGAAGAGATTGCGAAGAAGAATACCAAAATGAGATCACTAATAGGCCTTGGTTACTATGGCAATCACATGCCTAAAGTAATTCAAAGACATGTTCTTGAAAATCCTAGGTGGTACACATCTTATACTCCATATCAAGCAGAAATTGCGCAAGGAAGATTAGAAGCTTTATTTAATTTTCAAACTATTGTTTGTGAACTAACAGGATTCCCTGTCGCCAATGCATCTTTGTTAGATGAGGGGACTGCTGCTGCAGAAGCTATGGCCATGAGTTTTGCTGCAAGAAAAAATAAATCTTCAAAAGTGTACTTAGTAGAATCAAATGTTTTTGATCATACTTTTAATGTTTTACAAACCAGAGCAAAACCTTTGGGAATATTCTTAAAACGCTTTACTCAAAGTAACCTTCCTAATCATGATGATGTCTTTGGAATTTTGTTGCAATTACCCGGTAAAAATGGCGAATTATTTGACCCCACATTCTTAATATCCCAAGCACATAGATCAGAAATTATTGTATCGGCTTGTATTGATCCATTGGCACAAGTCTTAATTAAACCAATTTCTGAATTTGGTGTTGATGTAGCAGTGGGTAGTATGCAAAGATTTGGTGTTCCAATGGGTTTTGGTGGCCCTCATGCCGCATATTTTGCATGTAGCGAAAAATATAAAAGGCTGATACCTGGAAGAATTGTTGGGCAAACTCTCTCTAAAAATGGAGAAAAGTCTTTAAGACTAGCATTGCAAACAAGAGAGCAACATATTAGAAGGGAGAAGGCCACAAGTAATATTTGTACTGCTCAATCTTTATTAGCCATAATTTCTTCTTTTTATGCTATTTATCATGGCCCCTCTGGATTAACGCAAATTGCTAAGAGATTAGTGGAGTTGAGAATAAACTTAGAATCATGTTTGGTTGATTTAGGTTTTGATATACCTGATGGGATTAGATTTGATAGTGTAGATGTTTATTCTGAGCATTCCCAAAAGATCCATAATGAAGCGTTAAAAAACGGCTTTAACTTTAGAATTTTGCCCTTGGGATCAACTATTGAAGATTCAACTGGCTTTGGGATCTCTTTAGATGAGCTTAGTAATGAAAAAGAAATCAAAGATATTTTGACTTTCATAGCGAACCTCATAGAAAAAAAAGAAGATTTAGAGCATATAAAATTTGATAAAGGATTTCATCTTGAAAGTTTAGCTCTGAGATCCACTGAATGGATGCAGCAAGATATATTCACTAATTATCAAAGTGAAACTGAATTAATGAGATATATATACCGACTTGCTGAAAAAGATTTTTCTTTGGTAGATGGAATGATGCCATTAGGAAGTTGTACCATGAAGTTAAATTCTGCAGCAGAGTTAAATCCAGTCTCTTGGGCTAATTTATCTTCTATCCATCCTTTTTCTCCGTCAGATCAAACTAAGGGGTATTCAAAAATAATATCTGACCTAGAAAAATGGATAAGTGATATTGTTGGTTTAAAATCAGTTTCTTTTCAACCAAATGCAGGTTCTCAAGGAGAGTTTGCGGGTTTATTGGCAATAAATTCTTATTTTGAATCAAAAGGCGAACTTTTAAGAAAAAAATGTTTAATTCCTAAAAGTGCTCATGGAACCAATCCTGCTAGTGCAGTTATGGCAGGTTTTGATGTTTTAACTGTTGAATGTGATGACGAAGGAAATATTGATTTTCAAGATTTGTCGACCAAGGTCAAGAAATTTGATAACCAAATCGGAGCTCTTATGTTGACCTATCCTTCTACTCATGGAGTTTTTGAATTACAAATTAGAAAGATATGTGAATTAATTCATTCTGTTGGAGGATTTGTCTATTTAGATGGAGCAAATTTGAATGCTCAGGTTGGATTATGTAAACCCGGGGACTATGGTGTTGATGTTTGTCATTTGAATTTACATAAAACATTCTGTATTCCACATGGTGGCGGTGGTCCAGGAGTTGGTCCAGTAGCGGCATCAGAAACTTTAAGCCCATTTCTTCCTACTCATTCGTTAATTGATAATAATTTCTTTAATAGTTCCAATTTCGTATCTTCCGCCAAGAATGGGAGTGCAAGTATTCTTCCAATAAGTTGGATGTATATAAAAATGGCTGGTCTTAGTGGTTTAAGAAAAGCAACTTCGCATGCAATTTTATCTGCAAATTATATTGCGCATTCTTTAAAGCATAAATTTAAGATTCTTTATAAAGGAAAAAATAATTTTGTCGCACATGAATGTATTTTAGATTTTAGAGATTTAAAATCCAAAACCGGTTTGAGTGTAAATGATTTAGCTAAAAGATTAATAGATTATAGTTTTCATGCCCCAACTATAAGTTGGCCTGTTCCAGAGACCATAATGATAGAGCCTACCGAAAGTGAAGGTTTGGCAGAATTAGATAGATTTTGTGAGGCTATGCTATTGATCGGAGAAGAAATCAGTGAAATAGAAAATAATATTGAATTAAAAAATAATAATGTAATAAGTAATGCTCCCCATACGCTTAAAGAGTTGATTGCTGATAATTGGCATTATCCTTATTCTAAAGAAAAAGCTTCTTTTCCTTATAAAACTCCTACAACTATAAAGTTTTGGTCCACAGTTTCTAGGATTAATAATGCATACGGCGATCGCAATTTAATTTGTTCTTGTAATGTAAATCAAGGAGAGACGTTAGAAGAAAAAAAATGTGCTTAA
- a CDS encoding thiazole synthase, translated as MKNYSSLLIGGKQFSSRLMVGTGKYKSTQDMVESLSNSETEIITVAVRRIKNNQTGENLLEKINWKKYWMLPNTAGCVNSDEAVRIAILGRELTKLSGQEENNFVKLEVIPDKKYLLPDPIETLKAAEILIKKGFAVLPYINADPILAKRLEEIGCATVMPLGSPIGSGQGLLNLSNIRIIIENAKVPVIIDAGIGVPSEASQAMELGADGVLINSAIAQAENPPLMAQAINYGVKAGRQAFLSGRIKKQDFAVASSPEKNISF; from the coding sequence ATGAAAAATTATTCATCTTTACTAATTGGAGGAAAACAATTTTCCAGTAGATTAATGGTAGGTACTGGCAAATACAAATCTACTCAAGATATGGTAGAAAGTTTGTCAAATTCTGAGACTGAAATTATAACCGTCGCTGTTAGAAGAATTAAAAATAATCAGACCGGAGAAAATTTACTCGAAAAGATCAACTGGAAAAAATACTGGATGCTTCCTAATACAGCTGGTTGCGTTAATTCAGATGAAGCAGTCAGAATAGCAATTTTAGGAAGAGAACTTACAAAATTATCTGGTCAAGAAGAAAATAATTTTGTAAAGTTAGAAGTAATTCCAGATAAAAAGTATTTACTACCAGATCCAATAGAAACCCTTAAAGCAGCCGAAATTTTAATAAAAAAGGGTTTTGCTGTACTTCCTTATATCAATGCAGATCCTATTCTTGCAAAAAGACTAGAAGAAATAGGTTGTGCAACTGTAATGCCATTAGGCTCGCCTATTGGCTCTGGGCAAGGTTTATTAAATTTATCAAATATAAGAATAATTATTGAGAATGCAAAAGTGCCAGTAATAATTGACGCAGGAATTGGAGTGCCAAGTGAAGCCTCTCAAGCTATGGAACTTGGTGCTGATGGCGTCTTAATCAATAGTGCTATAGCACAAGCTGAAAATCCTCCTCTAATGGCTCAGGCTATAAATTATGGAGTTAAAGCTGGCAGGCAAGCTTTTCTATCGGGAAGAATTAAAAAACAAGACTTTGCAGTTGCAAGTTCACCTGAGAAAAATATATCTTTTTAA